In one window of Limnohabitans sp. MORI2 DNA:
- the rpmH gene encoding 50S ribosomal protein L34, producing MKRTYQPSKTRRARTHGFLVRMKTRGGRAVINARRAKGRKRLAV from the coding sequence ATGAAACGCACTTATCAACCTTCTAAAACTCGCCGCGCCCGTACACACGGCTTTTTGGTCCGTATGAAAACACGCGGTGGCCGCGCTGTGATCAACGCTCGTCGCGCCAAAGGTCGCAAGCGTCTGGCTGTCTAA